ACAATGAGCCTTCTAAAATATTTTTAAGTATCAGTAGACGTTGAGATTTATTGTTGAGTTCGAAGCTCGCATATGCAAATTTAATGTATGTACTATTGGTACCATCAGAATTGGCAAGGGTGACTTTTTGACGTGTTTCGATGTGGTCTATTTGGGCGATAACCTTGTATGTCTCATCTATAGGGAAGTACTTTAAGTTGACAGTGGTGTCACCATATATGTGAAAAGGAGAGTTGGATGAAGTGCTCATGAATTGGTCTTTGTTGTCTCTTTCTTCTTGAATACTTTCAATATACGCCGTGCTTGGTTCGGTCTTTTTTAGGAGTGTGGAAATGACAAGATAACTCAGTATACAAACTCCGGTGATTAATATTATTTTCTTCATTACATCAAGGATTCATCCGCGAAGCTAAAATAGGTATGGTCAGTGAAAATGACATGATCCAACACAGGGATATCTAGGACTTTTCCTGCTTCGTTTATTTTTT
The DNA window shown above is from Reichenbachiella sp. 5M10 and carries:
- a CDS encoding DUF1684 domain-containing protein produces the protein MKKIILITGVCILSYLVISTLLKKTEPSTAYIESIQEERDNKDQFMSTSSNSPFHIYGDTTVNLKYFPIDETYKVIAQIDHIETRQKVTLANSDGTNSTYIKFAYASFELNNKSQRLLILKNILEGSLFTAFTDQTSTEETYGAGRYLDLDFNRAKRITIDFNKAYNPYCNYNHEYSCPFPPSENSLNLVITAGEKDYEK